Sequence from the Streptomyces peucetius genome:
GGACTTGGCGGCGGCGCCGGCCCGCCGCCTCACCTGACCGCCTCACCCGGACCGGCAGATCCGGGTGAGGTGCTGTCATGGTGTCAGGGCGCCGTCCAGGAAGGGCTCGATCGCTGTGCGCCAGCCGGACGGGCAGTCGTAGTGAACGAGATGGCCCGCGTCGGACACCTCGCCGTACTGGCCGCGGGGCAGGACCCGGACCATCTCCTGGGCCTCGGCGCGGCCCAGTTCGCCGTCGAGGCCGCGGACGACCAGGGTGGGGCAGCGGACCTGGGCGAGTTCCTCCCAGTGGGCGTCGTGGACCCAGGTCTCCCGCGAGACGAGCATCTGGCGGCGGGAGAACACCGGGCGCCAGCCGTCGGCCCGCTCTGCCATGATCTCGGCGAAGAACTCGCCGCGGGCCGGGTTCGGCCGCTCGACCCTGGGGTCGTCCTCGCCGAACCACTTGCGGACGTCCGCCAGGGTGGCGAACGGTACGGGCCAGGAGCGGAACCAGTTTTCCCATTCGCGCTGCGTCGCGGCGCCGAGCGCCGAGGCGCGCATGTCGCAGATGATCAGCGCCTGAACCAGGTCGGGCCGCTTCGCGGCCAGCTGCCACGCGGTCAGGGCGCCCATCGCATGGCCGATCAAGGTTACCGGCGCGAGGCCGAGTTGCTCGATCGCGGCCTCGGCGTCCGCCACGTACGCCTCACGCGTGTACGGCCCTTCCGCCGGCTTGTCGCTCCGGCCGTGGCCCCGCTGGTCGAGCGCCACCGCGCGATGGCGCTCGGTGAGCCATCGGGCCGTGGACGCCCAGTGCGAGGCACGGCCCATCAGGCCGTGGAGCAATAAGACCCCCGGGGCTTGCTCGCCCTCGCCGCGGCCCTTCGGCGGGTCCGCGAACTCCCAGGCAGCCAGGCGTACGCCACCTGTTCCGGTCACGTCGATGCGCCGCACCATCGGTCCTGGCACCCCCTTTTCTCCCCCGAGTCGGACTGGCTCGTCGCGAGCCCCGTGTCGAACCCCGCCACACTATCGAACTCGTATTCGAAAACGCGGTTCTGCCGCGCAACACCCCTCCTTCGAGTGACCACTGACGGGGATTGACCCGCGCCGCCGAGGGGAGATCTTCTGCGGGAGGCGGACCGCTCGGGGAAACAGGTCCGCGGGGACTGACCCTGGGAGCTCGGGGCTCCGGGTCAGCACAGGGGAGGACAGGTCCCGGCGCCCTCGGGCGCCGGGACTCCTTCGTGCCAGGAGGTCCCTGCGGACCGGGCGGCGCGACACCGGACGCGACGGTCCGTGCGGGTGCCCGCACCGGCGTCCGCTCCGGTCTACGCGCCGGTGTGCGCGCGGGGCGTACGACAGGCGCATCACCGCGATCCCCTCCCCTGCCCTCGGTGGGTTCCCCACCCCCGGCCGTGGTCATATGCCTCAGCCTCAGGGTGGCACGCGATTCGCCCGGCCGCTGCCATTCCGGACGGAAACCGGACCCCGCACACCCGGCGCACGGCGGCCGACGCCACCGGAACGGGACCGGCCCCGCTCTCAGGAGGGGATGCCGTTGGCTAATTCGCCCCGTTGAGCTTGTGCTCGGCGGGGCGAAGTGCTGTCAGGTGGGAGGTGCGGGTTCGGGCTCGGGGCCTGTTGGTGCTCCAGGCGTCCATGCGTGCGAGGTTGATCGCGGTCGCGGTGAGTTGGTGCTGGAGCCGGGTCTTGGCGAGCCCGTGGTAGCGGCATTGGCGCAGGCCGGTGACTCGGACGGCGTGGGAGATGGTGCCCTCGATGCCGTTGCGGGCCGCGTAGCGTTCCCGCCACTCGGGGGTTCCCTCTGCGGCGCGGGCCTGCCGGATTGCTTCGTGTTCGGCGCGGGGCCGGAGCGTGATCTCCCGGTGGGGCCGGGTGGTTGAGTTGATGCACTGGGGCCGGGAGGGGCAGGAGCGGCAGTCCTTGGGTGAGAACTGGATCCGGATGACAGGGGTGCCGCGGTGCGAGAGCGCGTCACGCCACTGGCTGGTGGTCATGCCGTTCGGGCAGGTCACGGTCTTGTTGTCCCAGTCCACGGTGAACGCATCCTGCCCGTAGGGTCCGGCGGCCTGGGCGGTGGTGTTGCCTGCGATGGGGCCGGTCAGGGTGACGTCGTGCCGGGTCTGGGCGGTGACGATGCGGGGACCGTCGAGGTAGCCCGCGTCCAGCAGGTGTTCGCCGGGCAACAGGTCTTTGTCGGCGAGACTGTCGTGGACGGTGTCGGTGGCCTTGATGTCGGGGACGGTGGCGTCGCTGGTCAGCACGTTCGTGATCAGGTGAACAGTGTCCGGGTCGCAGGTCTCGGTGAGATGGACTTTGAACCCGTCCCATTTGATGTCGCGCTTCACGCTCGCGCGGGCCTCGGTGTCATAGGGACTGACCAGGCGCAAAGCGCCCGGCGGGCACTCTTTTGGGTCCCGCCACCTCACCTCGCCCTCCATGTCGACCGCGTACTGCTGCACCCACGCGCGACGCAGAATCTGGACGGCGGGCAGCTCGCGCAGCCAGCAGGGCGCGTGAGCGGCGTGCACGTTGGTGAGCAGGCGCATTCCGTCCCGGCCGGTCTGTTCCGCCAGCTCAGTGCGCCTGCCGCGGCCCGAGGGCAGCCAGTAGTCCTCCGGCCGGGCGGCATACCGGTCGAACCATGCCGGATCGGCATGGCCGGTCAGCCACTCAGGGGCGGCTGCCGCGACCGCGTTGAGCGCCGCCCGCAGTGTCTCGATGACGAACTCCAGCCGGTTCAGCGACCGGATCGCGGCCAGCACATGCGTGGAGTCCGTCCGCGCTCGCCCCGGCGGCTTCAGCACACCCGCCTGCCGGGCGGCGTCCAGGACCCGGTCGAAGACCATTTGCCCGGCCTCGGCCTCGACCAGCCGGGCACGGAACTCGCACAGCACGGAGTAGTCGAACCCCGCATCGGTCAGTTCCAGGCCCAGGGCGTACTTCCAATCGATCCGGGCCCGCACCGCCAAGGCCGCCTGCCGGTCGGGCAGGCCCTCGGCGAACTGGAGCACCGACACCAGCGCCAGCCGGCCCGGCGACACCGCGGGCTTCCCCCGGGCCGGGAACAGACCGGCGAACTGCTCATCGGTGAACAGC
This genomic interval carries:
- a CDS encoding alpha/beta fold hydrolase is translated as MVRRIDVTGTGGVRLAAWEFADPPKGRGEGEQAPGVLLLHGLMGRASHWASTARWLTERHRAVALDQRGHGRSDKPAEGPYTREAYVADAEAAIEQLGLAPVTLIGHAMGALTAWQLAAKRPDLVQALIICDMRASALGAATQREWENWFRSWPVPFATLADVRKWFGEDDPRVERPNPARGEFFAEIMAERADGWRPVFSRRQMLVSRETWVHDAHWEELAQVRCPTLVVRGLDGELGRAEAQEMVRVLPRGQYGEVSDAGHLVHYDCPSGWRTAIEPFLDGALTP
- a CDS encoding IS1182 family transposase; amino-acid sequence: MSMQPEEPGDVPAETVRVARAAFPKGSLAIRLRDELGVLFTDEQFAGLFPARGKPAVSPGRLALVSVLQFAEGLPDRQAALAVRARIDWKYALGLELTDAGFDYSVLCEFRARLVEAEAGQMVFDRVLDAARQAGVLKPPGRARTDSTHVLAAIRSLNRLEFVIETLRAALNAVAAAAPEWLTGHADPAWFDRYAARPEDYWLPSGRGRRTELAEQTGRDGMRLLTNVHAAHAPCWLRELPAVQILRRAWVQQYAVDMEGEVRWRDPKECPPGALRLVSPYDTEARASVKRDIKWDGFKVHLTETCDPDTVHLITNVLTSDATVPDIKATDTVHDSLADKDLLPGEHLLDAGYLDGPRIVTAQTRHDVTLTGPIAGNTTAQAAGPYGQDAFTVDWDNKTVTCPNGMTTSQWRDALSHRGTPVIRIQFSPKDCRSCPSRPQCINSTTRPHREITLRPRAEHEAIRQARAAEGTPEWRERYAARNGIEGTISHAVRVTGLRQCRYHGLAKTRLQHQLTATAINLARMDAWSTNRPRARTRTSHLTALRPAEHKLNGAN